The genomic segment CAGTAAAGCCATTAAGGACTATAGGTCTTCCTTGCCACCACAGCAAGTATCTCATAGGTTCTGAAAAACAGGCTGTTTATCAGGACTTGCTTGCTGAACCCACATCTGCTAGGTTGGACATAGGGTGGATGACACAGACCTCCCAAGCAACCACTGTATGACAAGCTGAAGTGGGTAAACCACAAATTAATgggtagaaaaaaatgtttatgagaaCTCCCTGAAACCCAGCTTAAGCAATGTGACAGGCCTGTGGATGCTGGAAAGGGACTATGAATTGCAGAACCAATTTTGGCATTGTCAGCAGTTAAGAATAGGGCAAAAATAGGATCCACAAGTAAAACCAGGAAATGCAACCCGAAGCCTTTACTGGTATGGcttagaaaaatatggaaaaatcttACTTGTTGTACTGATGGATAAaaacagttttttatttcttttatcttaaacTTGAATGAGAATTACAAATACTGATGCTAAGTGTGTGTGTCTTTaataaagattatataaataCAGTGGCACTGGGgcagctcagtccttaagtgtctgcctttggctcaggtcatgatcctagggtcctgagatggagcccccctttgggctccctgctcagccagaagcctgcttctccttcttccactccccctgcttgtgttccctctctcgctgtgtctctctttgtcaaataaataaataaaatcttaaaaaaaaaagattaaataaatacaaatttctcCAGGCCACAAGTCAAGTTTGGTTAATGCCCCTATTTCTAGACCAGGCACCACGTAGTTATTTGCTGCTACTTAAAATTCCTGGTGCACAttcaaaaaatacttcatttactCTGTTACCACCCTTGACTAACCTTACCCCTCCCCAACCAAAACCTGCTGAGTTTGAGGAATAAATTGGAAAATGTTCTCCATGTAATTTCCCATTTAGTGTGCTATCTTAGTTGTCAGCAATGTCAGAACTGCCCTGAAGGCTCAGCAGCAGTAGGCAAGGAGCCACTAATGACTctgattttacaaataaaaacttactaATTATTGTTCAAACTAGTAGTGAAATTAACTTCAGAGACAGCTGAGAGCAATTTACCTGCATAATTCTCCCTGGCCCTAATCTTAGAAGTAAAGTGAAtccttaaaaattacaaattattctGGTAAATGTGAAGCTAAAAGGCAGTTTTCAGCTCTCACTTTCATGTATTTTTGGCAAATCCATTTACCTCAATATGGCATAAACATGACTTTCAACTAATCTCACATTTATTCCCTTTGAAAGACTAAGTTTTGTTGGCCAAGTGCCTGTCACCCAGTGAAtaaagctattatttctttttcctgctgtcCAACGTTTAAAGCAAAATTAGTGATCTTTGAGGTTGTGTGGTCAAACTGGCACATATTGGGGAGCCTATGTATACCATCTGACTCATCATCTGTCAGCCAGGAAAGGCACAACTCCTATGTTGGGGAAATCTGTATTTGGGTTTCCTGTGTATCTTCCTGAATGGGGTATATTATACAGAGCCTAAGAGGAAAGTCGGTACTGGGAGAAAGCACCCAGAAagcttttctacatttttcttggTTAGAAGATGTGCCTAGGATCTTGAAGGAAGAGATGACACAATGGCCTGGGGATTGCCTGTGTGACCTTAGAAGGGCAACTTAGCTTCTGTCACCTCAGTGTCCTCCTTTATGAGGGTAATAGTACCATACTGCTCTTTGAGGGTTATGAGGAGTAAATTACATAATGCATGTGCACTACTATGTCTTAGGCACACAGGGCATTTAGTTGACAGCTAATTAATACCACTAATTAATGCCACTGCTAGTTCTACTCTTGCTAGCATGTCTTAGGCTTCTAGATCGaacatgtggaacataagcaaaaGTATTACTACAGTTTGGCAGGGATTCTGCGTATTTGACATTTGTTATCTATTTTTAGAATGGGATAAGGCAAATGAGAGTAGATTAAATTTAGATTGTCATACTTGAATTCTAgtcatgattatttatttatttatttatttgtcagagagagattgcgagggagagagagcgagcacaggcagacagaatggcaggcagaggcagagggagaagcaggttccctgacgagcaaggagcccgatgcgggactcgatcccaggacgctgggatcatgacctgagccgaaggcagccacttaaccaactgagccacccaggcgtccctctagtcatgatttttaattctatgtatttttatttttaaagtttgcttaAATTATTGCTTTTGCAGGAGCGAAGAAAGCAGCTCAGTTATTATCATCCATCTAAAGCATATGGCCCTGTGCTAGGCAGTACCTGGGAGGAGGTTTAAGACACAACCACTGCCTTTAAACTTATGGGAATCAACAATACACCATGGtgaaaaacaaccaaccaactgAATCAATATTTATATCAACCATAATGAAACAATCTATATTGATATTGAAAGACAAAACTACCCTTCATTTTGTAATCTAAAAGGTCTATGCTCAGATTTATGTAGTCATTAACATCTGGAGGAACTTGACCTTTCATGGACAAGCCAGTAttgttatatatacaaaatgtgtATTCCATGAAACTTTACATGGTTTCCagtaaataatatatgtattttaaaacaagggGCATTATCTGCACCCCAAATTTATGGGGCATATCTGGAAGGTTGTGTTTAGACAACAGTaagttgaggaaagaaaaaatttaaaaagtatctgtTTTTATAAGTTGACGTTtgccaaaagaaaatgagaaaacaagacaAGGACAGAACTAGGCTCATTGTGGAGGGAAATGGCCCAAGAGCAGTCAAGCTGTAAAAATGGAAGccatttcccttattttttttttcttttaaactaggctccacacccagcgtggagtccaacacggggcttaAACTCAACCCTGAGAGTCAATACCTACCCAGCTGGCCTCCCAGATGCGTCCACATTATCTATTCTTAATTTACGGTGTAATCTAGCTGTAGAAATCTTTAATTTTGTGTTGATGGCATTTTTCTCAGGTAATCAATGAACCTAactctctgtattttctctttatcacctATTGTAGCAGGTGCAAATTAACTTTAGCTTGAGGGGAGAGCTTCAGCTATATCGAGGAATTTTTCTAAACCAAGTCTAGGATTAGCAGCTTTGATTAggtttttaaatagataatttagtttttaatctAAGCATCATGAAGGCACTCCGAGTAACACATGCTCTTCAGGATGAAACACTAAGTACTCACTGTAACAACGTCAGGGAATTTCCACCTAATCTGGCTGCAGAGAAACAGCGTATACTGACTTTTCTGGAATTCTTTAAAGCATCCATTGTTGAGGCAGCTTTTTGTTTGAGTGTGATCAGATTAAGGAAGACAGCAGGATTAGGCAGACCAAGGTTTGAATCTTCACTTTGCTGCTTACCTGTCAGACCTCAACCAAATGACGGAACCCTTCCTGAGCTTCATTTCTCCCAGCTGTAAATGGGGATCCCACTACTTTCCTGGAAGCTGTGGGCAGCATGTGTGTGGGGTACCTGGAGAACAGTAGGTGTTCAGTGAATGAGCGCTTTCTCTCAAACTCAGAGGATCCTGGAATGGCATCTCCGCGGTGATGATGCTGGGTTTGTTCTCCCATGGCCTCAGCTCATGTACATTTCACAGGGTGTTGTAGCAAGCACACCTTTCCATGTCCCATGGCCTTGGGTGTGCTCTAACCAGGTGCCCTTCTGGGTCTGAGAGAGAGGCCAAGGCTTGAGCACTTCTTTGCTGATAAATGAACACGTTTTCTCCTGGTTCAGGTTGCCGGCTTCTTCAGCGTCAACAAATTCCTGCCTATGGCTCCCCTGATAGGAACCACAGTCTCTGCGTTGCTCTTAACCCCCTCTTTCtgttcttaaacaaaacaaagcaaaacctcCTAAAATAAGTGGAAAGAATGATACCATGTTCTGATAGGACCCTAACCCAATGACATCTAGCTTTAGTTGAATATCATGAATAAGTCATTAATTCATGCCAGAAATGAAACAGACACTGTCCCATGGCACGTTATCCTAGGGTGGATTAGCAGTtcccagaccacactttgagaacgtCTTCACTAGCCTGTCAGGAGCATTActaaaatttcccattttcttattttgtgaattAATCCTGCACATGCAGACCCTCCTTAGTATCAGACCAAGACTGTGTGGGCGGTAAAACTCAGCAATGATTTTTCAGGAAGTAATAAATATTCTGGTAAGATTTCCTTAGCCTCATAATTCTTGGATTAACTACTTCCAACTTAgctctttcaatatttttaggttttaatttGGGAACAATAAAGATACACGATGTTAGCAAGCGTTTATTAAAACCTCAAGACCAGAGTCTTGGAAGTACGATATGTGTTCACTTCGCCTCCCTCCACAGTGCTCCCACCTGTCCTCTTTCACATGTGATTTCCCTTGAGGTACTTTCCCCACAGAGGCACGCCATGTTTTCGATTTAAGTCACATTAGATAGGTAGCATTTGGATGTGTTTTTATACCCACTTACTTACCTAAATTATATTATGTGGTGATTTAAGATAAAGGGGGTTCTTGACAGCCACAGCTTCTGATTAGCAAGAGTAGGACCCAACTGGCTACCCTTCCTGAGCATAGCTCCTATCCTCCTCTGCTGTCCCCCAGACCACCAACCACGTTGAGTCTGAACCTTAGAAAAGCTTGGAGTAGATTCCATTGTCACTGGGGAAAGTCCTCTGGTGGAAGTGACACCAGGAATCGCAACCCGCGGCAGAATGGAGGGAGGGTTCTAAGATTCAAAGAGCATTTGTAATCAACCATGACAAGGAAAAACTAAGAAACTTACAAACCTTTCCGTTTGCAGTCCAGCGTTTGGATGGGAAACACGTAATTGTAGCAAAGAGAAGAATCCACCTCAGGCTTGATGACCGGGGGTCTCCCGGACACTTGGGGTCTCGGGTCTAACCGTTCGCTTTCTTCTTCGCTGCATAACTGTTCAGGTTTTAGCTgcctcagttttttgtttttcagttcttgGGGGCTTTCGCACTTGGCGTAGTTCCCCAGATTCCTGTTTCTTGGAATCTGCAACATGGAAATAAGCGTTTCCATCTCGCAAGTACAGTGCCAGGGGTTGTCGTAAAGACGCAGGTAGCTCAGGAGAGGCGTGTAAATGAACACCTCCTCCGTCAAGACTTTGATCTGGTTGTGCTGCAGGAGGAGAGTAGTCAGTTTATTTAAACCGAAGAAAGCGTCGCCCTCGATTTTGGAGATCTCGTTCTGTTGCAGATCCAGGCTCTTCAGCCTTTTAAACTTGGAAAACATCTTGTTCTTCAATACGCGGATCTTGTTTCTCGCTAACAGCATGTGCAGCAAATCCTGAGGCCAGTCGGGCAGCACGTAAACTAGTTTTCTCTCTTGACAGTCTAAGTATTTCTCGTGGAGATACGTGTAGACTTCGCAGGGGAGGCCCGGTGCGTAGCGTTTGACGGGGCTGGAGCCTCTCCTGCTGCCACCGGCCCGGCCATGATTGGCTCGGCCTCTCGGGCTTGCCTTGCGCAGTTCCGCGGCTTTACAAAAGAAGAGCAGGATTACCACGGTAACCACGCGCATCCTGACATCCAGCTGGTCCCAATTACTTGGTGTGACAGACGGAACAATGAAAGTATTCCTTTGAAATCCAAGCTTGGGCAATCTTAACTAATGCGGTTCAGAACAATGAGACCCAGCTGAGGTATGGTGGGAGGCCCTAagttgcaagagaaaaaaatacatgaagaaccaTTGAGAGCGTTGTGTCATTAACAGCagcttcaaaacaaaacaacatttattttctttatatatattttattgtagtataattgatgtataacattatgtttcagatgtataacatgatgattggatatttgtatgtattgtgaaatgatcgccacaataagttttgttttttttttaagccaagacATTGCAATTAATAAAGACACATTCTGAACGGTGGTGTAGTGGGCCCTCCCACTTACCTGGTTTGGTGACTAAACGTTTGGGCCCTGAGCTGGAATGAAGACTCTCCTACTTGCTTAACTATGTGACCTCACAGTCACATAGTCACatagtgcacctgggtggctccgtcagttaagcatctgccttcagtttaggtcatgatcccagagtcctgggatcgagtcctgcatcaggctccctgctcagtggggaggctgcttctcactctgcctgcagctccccctgcctgtacacacacacacacacacactctctctctctctctctctctttctctgacaaataaataaataaaatcttaaaaacaaaagaactatgTGACCTCAGGCTAGTTATTTAACCTCATCTTCAGTATCTAGAAAATGGGGCTGAGGACGTGGTGTAGTATTGTCAGGAAAATGAAACAGGCTCATGGGCAGAAGACGCTTATCAGTGCCAGTTCCCGGGGGAAGTACCCCACAGTGCTAGGGCTTAGCGTTAGGAAAACTGAAACATGTAATGTATCAGCACATTGGATTCAAGACAATCAAGGGATTCTTTATAGCCCTGAGacatgcaggggaaaaaaaaaaaaaaaagtagatctcCAATGGTTGTCCTCcccagctcattttttttttctttcctggactATCTCCCAATTAACCAACCACAATGAATGTGAGATCCAGAAATGCCCAAAGTATACTGCCCTGTCCTTGTCAAGTCTTGCATATTTTGGCTCGAATGTCACCTCAGCAAAGCCTTCTCCGAGCACTGTATTTAAAGTGGCACCTTTTCCACTTGCTAGCCACTCTCTCtactcccttttttattttatttttcttcattgtacTTATCACCATCTGTCCAAGTAGATATTATACTTCTTTTGTTTACCATCCGTCTCCCCCACCTAGGATGTGAACTCCCCAAGGGcaggaatttttgtcttttttgtttactGCCATATTTTTTGGCACTTGCAGAGTTTATGACACACAgcaagttctcaataaatatttgttgaatgcacGAATTACCTACTCTCAAGTaacaattc from the Lutra lutra chromosome 11, mLutLut1.2, whole genome shotgun sequence genome contains:
- the LRRC17 gene encoding leucine-rich repeat-containing protein 17, which gives rise to MRVVTVVILLFFCKAAELRKASPRGRANHGRAGGSRRGSSPVKRYAPGLPCEVYTYLHEKYLDCQERKLVYVLPDWPQDLLHMLLARNKIRVLKNKMFSKFKRLKSLDLQQNEISKIEGDAFFGLNKLTTLLLQHNQIKVLTEEVFIYTPLLSYLRLYDNPWHCTCEMETLISMLQIPRNRNLGNYAKCESPQELKNKKLRQLKPEQLCSEEESERLDPRPQVSGRPPVIKPEVDSSLCYNYVFPIQTLDCKRKELKKVPNNIPPDIVKLDLSYNKINQLRPKEFEDVHELKKLNLSSNGIEFIDPAAFLGLTHLEELDLSNNSLQNFDYGVLEDLYFLKLLWLRDNPWRCDYNIHYLYYWLKHHYNVHYNGLECKTPEEYKGWFVGKYIRTYFEECPKDKLPAYPETFDQDTEEDEWERIHRDHAAKKQSVRITILG